The nucleotide sequence CAAAATTGATGAATAAGGAAGTGAAAATTCGGTGGACTAATGGTTGTAAGAAGAGCTTCCAGGAGTTAAAGGATAGGTTAACCTCGACACCACTATTAACTCTTCCTGAGGGACCCAATGGGTATGTCATATACTGGGATTCCTCATAGTGGGATTAGGCAGCGtactaatgcaacatgggaaattGAATGCATATgattcaaggcagttgaggaaacATGAGCAAAATTATCTGACCCGTGACCTGGAGTTAGTAGCTGCCATTTTCGCCCTGAAGATATGGCGTCACTACCTATACGTGTGTCATGTTAACATATTCACCGATCACAAGAGCTTGCAGTGCATATTCAAGCAAAAAATAGTTGAATTTAAGGCAATGAATGTGACTCGATGTATTaaaggactatgatgttgatattctaTACCACCCCAGGAAGGCAAACATGGTGGATGATGCATTAAGTCAGATGTCTATGGGCATCATGCGGTATGTGTAAGAGCATAAATTGGAGATGAATTTGTGTACAGTTGCTTGACACCGGTAATAGAGGAATCACATTTCTGAATACTGCCAAGTCCTTGTTAGTGGCCGAAGTAAAGGTGCGACAATTTGAAGATTTAGCCTTGGTGAAAATAAGAGGAAGCATCCCCTTTCAAAAGAAGCAAGGGTTTGGGCTATCCAAGGACGGGGCCCTTAGATACAAGGATCAGCTATGTGTACCTAATTTCGAAGGACTTCGAGAGAAGATCATGACAGAGATTAACCAAtcccggtattccattcatccggggtCAACCAAGATGTACCACGATCTTCGACAGTTATATTGGTTGAACAACATGAAGAGGTACATTGCCGGATACGTCACTCGTGTCCAAATTTCCAACAAGTTAAGATTGAACATCAAAAATTGAGAGGGTTGCTGCGATATATGGAAATTGTGACCTAGAAATAGGAAGCGATCAACATGGATTTCATTACCAGATTATCATGATCACGTCAAGGGTTTGATTGAATCTGGATCATGTCAGCTCATTTTCTTCCAGCCAAAACTACTTTCTCGGCTGAAGAATATGCTATGTTATATATTAAGGAAATAGTTCGACTCCATTGGGTCCCCATTTCTATCATATAAAACAGAGGTGCTCTGTTCACAACTAATTATTGCAAATAATTCCACAAAGGGTT is from Nicotiana tomentosiformis unplaced genomic scaffold, ASM39032v3 Un00534, whole genome shotgun sequence and encodes:
- the LOC138904125 gene encoding uncharacterized protein, yielding MQHGKLNAYDSRQLRKHEQNYLTRDLELVAAIFALKIWRHYLYVCHVNIFTDHKSLQCIFKQKIVEFKAMNLLDTGNRGITFLNTAKSLLVAEVKVRQFEDLALVKIRGSIPFQKKQGFGLSKDGALRYKDQLCVPNFEGLREKIMTEINQSR